In the Mauremys mutica isolate MM-2020 ecotype Southern chromosome 13, ASM2049712v1, whole genome shotgun sequence genome, one interval contains:
- the LOC123348430 gene encoding olfactory receptor 10A7-like, with protein MRKNNQTCVTEIELVGFSDFQTLQVLPFVLVFTFYVMALIGNTLIVIITITDSALQTPMYFFLRNLSFLEICYTSVTLPKMLVNLISETQTISFAGCGAQMCFFILFGMTECCLLSVMAYDRYMAICHPLQYTLSMNQMVCAWMAAGSWIIGILVGFGHTISIFTLPFCGSNRINHFFCDVFPVLRLVSTDTHKNEAAVTTTTVLFILAPFLLILLSYGLIISTILKMPSAEGRQKAFSTCSSHLIVVSLFYGTGTFIYMQPSSEQSQGSNRFLSLVYTVLTPTFNPIIYSLRNKEIRCALRKTTGRKMFPQETSMG; from the coding sequence ATGAGGAAGAACAACCAGACATGTGTGACTGAGATAGAGTTGGTGGGATTCTCCGATTTCCAAACATTGCAAGTCCTACCCTTTGTGCTGGTGTTCACCTTCTATGTGATGGCCCTGATAGGGAACACTCTGATTGTTATCATCACGATCACAGACTCTGCCCTTCAGactcccatgtatttcttcctcaggaATTTATCCTTCCTGGAGATCTGCTACACCTCGGTCACCCTGCCCAAGATGCTGGTCAACCTGATCTCGGAGACCCAGACTATCTCCTTTGCAGGTTGTGGAGCTCAGATGTGTTTCTTCATTCTCTTTGGTATGACCGAGTGCTGCCTCCTCTCCGTCATGGCATATGACCGGTACATGGCCATATGCCACCCCCTGCAATACACCCTCAGCATGAACCAGATGGTTTGTGCTTGGATGGCAGCCGGTTCCTGGATCATTGGTATCCTGGTAGGTTTTGGACACACCATTTCGATATTTACACTGCCTTTCTGTGGGTCTAATAGAatcaaccatttcttctgtgacgtTTTCCCTGTGCTGAGACTGGTCTCCACAGACACCCACAAGAATGAAGCTGCGGTTACTACCACCACAGTTCTCTTTATCCTGGCACCATTTTTGCTTATCCTCTTGTCATACGGCctcatcatctccaccatcctgaagATGCCCTCAGCTGAAGGCAGACAGAAAGcgttctccacctgctcctcacaCCTAATTGTGGTTTCTCTCTTCTATGGGACTGGAACTTTTATTTATATGCAGCCCAGTTCAGAACAGTCCCAGGGCAGTAACAGGTTCCTTTCCCTGGTATACACGGTGCTGACTCCAACATTTAACCCCATTAtttacagcctgaggaacaaggagataaGATGTGCTCTCAGGAAGACAACAGGCAGGAAAATGTTCCCTCAGGAAACATCTATGGGATGA